The following coding sequences are from one Candidatus Acidiferrales bacterium window:
- a CDS encoding DUF6431 domain-containing protein, producing the protein MVIVTDFGRTVQEYLACGERLSFPRPAQCPQCQAVAALIGHGFYWRKPLDLERVYRIRIKRWYCTVCHRTLSLLPSFLLRFRHYLLVIIQSVVVARYEVGASWAQVARQSAPHGAPSARTIRRWCRSFAEHAPVWWAAVQQTLAQYDAAAPGLDPLGEAAGPREMPQALLHAALHLLAWAKTRWAELADYGLADRLRFLWHWGFGQGLARLI; encoded by the coding sequence ATGGTGATTGTAACTGACTTCGGACGGACTGTCCAAGAGTATCTGGCGTGTGGCGAGCGACTGAGCTTCCCCCGTCCGGCGCAGTGCCCGCAGTGTCAGGCGGTCGCGGCGCTCATCGGGCACGGCTTCTACTGGCGCAAACCCCTCGACCTGGAACGCGTCTACCGTATCCGCATCAAGCGCTGGTATTGCACCGTGTGCCACCGTACCCTCTCGCTGCTGCCCAGTTTTCTGCTCCGCTTCCGCCACTATCTGCTGGTCATCATTCAGTCGGTCGTCGTCGCGCGCTACGAAGTCGGGGCGTCGTGGGCTCAGGTCGCGCGGCAGTCCGCGCCACACGGAGCGCCCTCGGCGCGCACGATCCGGCGCTGGTGTCGATCGTTTGCCGAACATGCGCCGGTGTGGTGGGCGGCGGTGCAGCAGACCCTGGCGCAGTATGACGCGGCGGCGCCGGGACTCGACCCGCTGGGCGAAGCGGCCGGCCCGCGCGAGATGCCGCAGGCATTGCTGCACGCGGCGCTGCACCTGCTGGCCTGGGCCAAGACACGCTGGGCGGAACTGGCGGACTACGGCCTGGCTGATCGGTTGCGCTTCTTGTGGCACTGGGGCTTCGGCCAAGGCTTAGCGCGGTTGATCTAA